The sequence CGTTATCACTCATCCAATTTGTCATAAGTTGAATCAGCCAGCAATGTCTCTGAACAGCAACATCATAAGGGTAAGGGATGCCACACGCTTGAGCGGCAAAGGCATTATAGTGCACACTGTAAATGGGTTCCATTGCAAAAGTCACAGGATCGCGGAATCCCCATGCAGGGTGTCTTCTATAATCTCTGAGCGAGAGCCCGTGAGCTTTTATAGGAACAGGGGATGCACCAATTATATATGCAATAAAATCTGTCAGTCCTAAAGGACCCTTTGTTAGCACAGGCAATTCATCTCCGGCTGCCACATCTTCCCAGAAACGATTTTCTGCACCCCGTATCTTCTCATTTAAAACCTGAGCTTCAATTTCCAATATCTCCTCTTCCGTCCAGGGATGGGGGAGCTGAATCTTACTGTATTTCCCTTTTTGCCTGGCAGCAGCACGTTCAACTCTGAAGGCTGCTGATTTTACTTTTGCGGTAAGCTCTCCGTTTTGATTAAAATATTTCACTTCTTGCTGCTCGATCACTGATTTACCTGCAAAATCACTCTGTTTTACCTTGCATTTAGTTAAGCGGCATTCCGGGGTAATTCTGTCATTGAGGAGAATTGGTTTATAAAACTCCCAATCTGAACTTGTATGCAGTGCATGAACCCCGGCAAGCCCCTGAAGTACCCATGTTGGCAGAACGCTGTTGTGCCAGCTTGGGGGGGCTGCGATGGTTTTATAAACGGTCGCTCTGGCATAGGTCTCATCCCGCCAGAGTGGATTGGGGTCGCCTATACCGTCCGAAAATTTCCGGATAGCATCTTTTGAAGCAAGTTCATTAAATTGATGATTAATGCGAAGTTTTTTCCCTACACGATTACGAAATTCATGGAGCGCTTCATCTGTAATTATTCCTTCTGATATTATGGTTTGAACCATTTCAATATCCTTTTTTTCAATGATTAAAAATCCAGTGGACTCTTCATCTCTTTGTGGGTCCTGCCAGGCACACAGTGTGTGTATATCATGGTCGTCCTCACATCCGTATGCCCGAGCAGTTCCTGTATCGTACGGATGTCGTAATTTGCCTGAAGCAGGTGCGTAGCAAAGCTATGGCGAAACGTATGGGCGGAAGCCCGTTTAGTGAGTTGAGCTTTATTGACTGCCTTCTTAATTGCTCTTTGAACGTGAGTTTCATGGTGGTGATACCGTTTGAACTCG is a genomic window of Thermodesulfobacteriota bacterium containing:
- a CDS encoding MaoC family dehydratase N-terminal domain-containing protein; this encodes MVQTIISEGIITDEALHEFRNRVGKKLRINHQFNELASKDAIRKFSDGIGDPNPLWRDETYARATVYKTIAAPPSWHNSVLPTWVLQGLAGVHALHTSSDWEFYKPILLNDRITPECRLTKCKVKQSDFAGKSVIEQQEVKYFNQNGELTAKVKSAAFRVERAAARQKGKYSKIQLPHPWTEEEILEIEAQVLNEKIRGAENRFWEDVAAGDELPVLTKGPLGLTDFIAYIIGASPVPIKAHGLSLRDYRRHPAWGFRDPVTFAMEPIYSVHYNAFAAQACGIPYPYDVAVQRHCWLIQLMTNWMSDNGWLKKSYAKYRDIVYLSDVVWLKGTIVRKYMDENSEHCVDIKTDAINQRGRSVMNGQSTVILPSRDRASNPVKKRLGKE